One genomic segment of Phalacrocorax carbo chromosome Z, bPhaCar2.1, whole genome shotgun sequence includes these proteins:
- the TBC1D2 gene encoding TBC1 domain family member 2A isoform X5, producing the protein MNSGFPGLPEELSKERNPNDKVSVLQQQILTLTEEVKSQKELVKLLHKALEAAQQEKRVSSMYLTAAEDKDRLELVRHKVRQIADLKSQLEALQQEKKELEQTLTLRDSHIQELKEHVQLLMEKNHAKQQVIMALTEQMARELSDPLQEANTITAETLFKQQEEIEHLKDDIDAYKTQNQFLNSEIHQVTRLWTSVAENEKALLMKCACLQARNCQMESKYLTVLRKLQEAVPGLPSSHADLVRNLIQEALQWDVKEEAEGFNLNPVSEYDEYGFMTVPDYEVEDWKLLAKIQALEIKSNNLRSQEVVEKPLRDRWNSGGELTPSAELKSLIRSGIPVEHRQRVWRWIVSRHGNHIPDHYQRLLQQSKSTEHPACRQIELDLPRTLTNNKHFSSPTSQLIPRLRRVLLAFSWHNPAIGYCQGLNRLAAVALLVLEDEESAFWCLVHIVENLMPADYYSDTLITSQVDQRVFKDFLSEKLPRLMAHFEQYRIDVSLITFNWFLVAFVDSLVSDILLRVWDAFLYEGTKVIFRYALAIFKYNEEEILRIHDSVEIYQYLRFFTRMITDGRKLMNIAFNDLNPFPMKLLRNRRSMHREELEAELCELEQIKAAYVKERAEQGPQDLKDVVSEEEEEI; encoded by the exons ATGAACAGTGGCTTCCCAGGCTTGCCTGAAGAACTATCCAAGGAAAGGAACCCAAATGATAAAGTGAGTGTCCTACAGCAACAGATCCTGACACTCACAGAGGAAGTCAAGTCACAGAAG GAGCTGGTTAAACTTCTCCACAAAGCTCTGGAGGCAGCCCAGCAGGAGAAGCGAGTGTCTAGCATGTATCTCACTGCAGCAGAAGATAAGGACAGGCTGGAGTTGGTGCGCCACAAAGTGAGACAAATTGCAGATCTTAAAAGTCAACTGGAAGCTCTTCAGCAAGAAAAGAAGGAACTGGAGCAGACGCTGACTCTGAGGGACAGCCACATCCAGGAACTCAAGGAGCATGTGCAGCTTCTGATGGAGAAGAACCATGCCAAACAGCAAGTCATCATGGCCTTGACGGAGCAGATGGCCCGAGAGCTCTCTGACCCCCTGCAAGAAGCCAACACTATCACTGCAGAGACACTGTTtaagcagcaggaggagattGAGCACCTGAAG GATGATATTGATGCATACAAAACTCAGAACCAATTTCTCAACTCGGAGATCCACCAGGTTACTCGACTCTGGACAAGTGTTGCTGAGAATGAAAAAGCCCTTCTGATGAAG TGTGCGTGCCTGCAAGCACGAAACTGCCAGATGGAGAGCAAATACCTGACAGTCTTGCGGAAGCTGCAGGAGGCTGTACCTGGCCTGCCCAGCTCTCATGCTGATTTGGTGAGGAACCTCATCCAGGAAGCCCTCCAGTGGGATGTGAAAGAAGAAGCAGAAGGTTTTAACCTGAACCCTGTAAG TGAGTATGATGAGTATGGGTTTATGACTGTACCTGACTATGAAGTTGAGGACTGGAAACTTCTGGCCAAAATCCAAGCCCTGGAGATAAAGTCCAACAACCTGCGGAGCCAGGAAGTAGTGGAAAAGCCCCTCCGTGACAGGTGGAACAGTGGTGGAGAGCTGaccccctctgcagagctgaaaagCCTGATCCGAAGTGGCATTCCAGTGGAGCATCGGCAACGGGTCTGGAGGTGGATTGTCAGCCGGCATGGCAATCATATACCTGACCACTACCAGCGGCTGttacagcagagcaaaagcacagaGCACCCTGCCTGCCGGCAGATTGAACTCGACTTGCCCCGCACTCTGACCAACAAcaaacatttttcctctcccacctcccagcTCATCCCCAGGCTCCGGAGGGTGTTGCTGGCATTCTCCTGGCACAATCCTGCCATTGGATACTGCCAGGGACTGAACAG ATTGGCAGCTGTTGCCCTCCTGGTCCTGGAAGATGAGGAAAGTGCTTTCTGGTGCCTAGTCCATATTGTGGAAAACCTAATGCCGGCAGACTACTACAGTGACACGCTGATAACCTCACAG GTAGATCAGAGAGTCTTCAAAGACTTCCTGTCAGAGAAGCTGCCTCGACTCATGGCTCATTTTGAGCAGTACCGGATTGATGTCTCACTCATCACCTTCAATTGGTTTCTGGTGGCCTTTGTGGACAGCCTGGTCAGCGACATCCTTCTGCGAGTGTGGGATGCCTTCTTGTACGAGGGAACTAAG GTGATTTTCCGCTATGCTCTTGCGATTTTTAAATACAACGAGGAGGAAATTCTAAGAATTCATGACAGTGTGGAGATCTACCAGTATCTACGCTTTTTCACAAGAATGATCACGGATGGCAG GAAGCTGATGAACATTGCCTTCAATGACTTAAACCCCTTCCCCATGAAACTACTGAGGAACCGGCGGTCAATGCACAGGgaagagctggaggcagagctgtgtgAGCTGGAACAGATCAAGGCAGCCTATGTAAAAGAGAGAGCAGAACAGGGGCCTCAGGACCTGAAGGATGTTGTTagtgaagaggaagaagagatttAA